A region of the Vanrija pseudolonga chromosome 2, complete sequence genome:
GAGCTCGGGACCGGCATAGCCGTTCTGGCCCTGGAGCTGGGGAGCAAagtggccgaggaggataACAGCCGGCTGCTCCTTGCGGACGAGGATCGAGCGCACAAGAAGCTCAAAGTGCTCGATCCACTTGGCGTCGCTGGGGCGGGAGTCAGCTGTGTCATAAGAATCACGAGGCTAGCTAGCTCACTTCGGGTCAGAAGCGTCAAACTCGAGGATGACAAGGTCAGTGTCGTctgggaggtggtggccCGAGCAGTAGGCAAAGTACGACGAGTCGGtgcgacgagcagcgccgtTGGTGAGCTCGttgagggggtgggggaagaCCGAGTTGAACCAGTCGAAGAAGCGCGCGGGCCAGCAGCGGGGGGCGATGGGgtcctcgccagcgccgtggcAAGCCGAGACtgggcgcgggcgtcagcCAACGGCGTCATAGGCGCACGCTGCACGCAGCAACTTACCTGAACCGCCCAGCACGCTGATCGTCACAGGGTGCCCAGCCATCGCCTTCTGCAGCACACGCTGCACGCGTGCACCGGTACCGACATGGAGGCGCGACTTGAGGAGGGGCACCTgtccgcggcgctcggcgaccgtGTCGCCCGGCCCGAAGACGGGGCAGAAGGAGAAGGGTGGAGGGTCCGAGAGGGACGCGTTCTGGAAGTCGGCAGCCGACAGGAGgcccgtgcgcgccgtgtAGTGCCCGACTGGCGACTCTTCGGGGGTAGCTGCTACGTGTTAgggtgcgcgcgtcgcgaaGGATTGAGGACACTTACAGCCCACTAGCcgcgagaggaggaagaggccaacgaggccgccgaggacggtCCAGAGGCGTTTTGACAGGCCTAGGGGGGTTAGCTGCTGCCCAGTGAATAGAGACTTACCAAACGCAATCTTCTGTCCTTGGCTAGAGGAGGGCCTCGAAAGAGGCGCTTCGTTTGGCGAGCCCATGGCCGTGCGCGAAGGTAGGGGGTTGGGGGAAGGTGTGAGGAAGGGTGGTCGAGGCTTGACTTGGGTCAATGCGCCGAGTGGCCGCTTGATCTGGTCGTCACCTGGCTGCTGATGTCAGTGTTGTCGTTgatgctgtcgtcgtcgttgctgttGGTCGTCGTTGCGTCTGCCTTGATGGGATAGAAGGAAACTCTGCTTGAGTTGTGAGATATGCTTTGGACGTGGCGTTTGGCGTTGTGTGGTCGAACTGACTGACTGCATTCACTCCTGCGACTTTTAGACCCTGGACAGGACACCAACCTAATGATCTAGGCGGGATGACGGGATCAAATCAAGGcacgcagccagccagcgtaGCGGCaatgcagccagccaggcgcgtCGAGAGCATTCAATGACCACTTTGGCAGCGCGCGACTTTGGCGCgacaaccacaacaacaaccaccaccacccaccatggcGCTCCCAAAACACCTCCAGGCAGGCCTCACGCCAGAAGAGCACACCTTTATcgcagaggacgagctggTGGACATTGTGCCCCGCTTCAGCATGAGCCGCGTGCGCTTGCTCTCGGGCACATATGGACCGttcacgccgccgtcgcgcgcgacggtgCCGCTCTGGCTCGCGCTGAGTTTGAAGCGCAAGAGCAAGTGCCGTATCGTGCCGCCCGAGTGGCTACAGGTTGGTGAGTGGTCGCGAGCGAACGAGAGCGGGCAACGTGTGAGCTGTGTGCTTCGCCTTCTTCAGCTCCAGCCGTTGCCGTGCCGTTCAACCGCTCACACCCGCCCCAGAGAAGCTCCAGGAGCTGCTGAAGCTGGAACGATCCAAGCCAGAAGAGTTCCAGCCCCTCCCGCGCCGCTTCGTCGAGACGAGCAAGGTGCTGTTGGACGTGTGAGTGCCGCTGGTTGAACGGCAGCCTGACCCCGCAGCGCACCAGACGACCTCACCAACCCTGCCCAGATCCGCTCCCTGCTCAAAGACGTGCGCGAAGTCCGACAGGCAAAGATCCGTATCGGTCTGCAGTCGGAAGGCGTCATGCGCGGGTCGTACCTCCAGGTATGGGCCCAAAAGGAGCAACGCTGACCACCCACCAGGTGACCAACCTCACGCCGATCGAGCTCACAGAGCTCAAGCCCTTCCTCGTCAAGGCGATGGGCATGCTCCAGGGGCTCGAGccgaaggaggaggccgaggtgtAGATTGCACGGCTGCTGCCATAGACACACTGTTGTATTTGTAACtatcaccaccaccaccacaccaccacgccatGATAATTGGTACATGCTGCTCTACTACTGCTGTTTTCTACCGATCCCCCAGCCTatgcggcggcagcgacggcgggtgcaggcgcgtcggcggcagccgcgggcgcagcggcagcggcagcagcctcggccttggcggcggcggcggcctcgatcGCGGCAATGGGGTCCTCGGACGACAGGTCGAGGTTGTGGatgccgtccttgtcgatcAGGATGGCGTTGAAGGAGAACTTGACGGTGAGacctgggggtgtgagtaACGATGTGGGACGAGATGGAGCGCAGCTGGGCGCCGATGGCACGCCGGTCGCTATGCCGCCGGAcgcgcgcccagctcggctcgggcTGCAGCCCAGCCCCCGCGGGACTCACGCTTCG
Encoded here:
- the PSF2 gene encoding DNA replication complex GINS protein PSF2; this encodes MALPKHLQAGLTPEEHTFIAEDELVDIVPRFSMSRVRLLSGTYGPFTPPSRATVPLWLALSLKRKSKCRIVPPEWLQVEKLQELLKLERSKPEEFQPLPRRFVETSKVLLDVAPDDLTNPAQIRSLLKDVREVRQAKIRIGLQSEGVMRGSYLQVTNLTPIELTELKPFLVKAMGMLQGLEPKEEAEV